A section of the Triticum dicoccoides isolate Atlit2015 ecotype Zavitan chromosome 7A, WEW_v2.0, whole genome shotgun sequence genome encodes:
- the LOC119330955 gene encoding cation transporter HKT1-like, translating into MGRVKRFYQDFIHIKLHSFSRISRYVVDSIVFIYRFVALHVHPFWIQLSYFLAIAILGSVLLISLKPSNPEFSPPYIDMLYLSTSALTVSGLSTVKMEDLSSSQIVVLTLLMLVGGEIFVSLLGLMLRVNHQDMQDLPSVKISSVPVELEVLDLANSMALCDQSQLEDASHAIPPKKCTELKRSRSVKCLGYVVFGYFAVIHVLGFVLVFLYITHVPTASAPLNKKGINIVLFSLSVTVASCANAGLVPTNENMVIFSKNSGLLLLLSGQMLAGNTLFPLFLRLLVWFLGKLTKVKELRLMTKNPEEVHFANLLPRLPTVFLSSTVIGIVAAGVTLFCSVDWNSSVFNGLGSYQKTVNAFFMVVNARHSGENSIDCSLMSPAIVVLFIGMMYLPSSATFAPPSGDTKTTNENTKGKGKRGSLVQNLAFSPLGCNIIFVIVACITERRRLRSDPLNFSTLNMIFEVISAYGNVGLSTGYSCSRLHQLHPEIICQDMPYSFSGWWSDGGKFLLVLAMLYGRLKVFAVSTGKSWKV; encoded by the exons ATGGGTCGGGTGAAAAGATTTTACCAGGATTTCATCCATATCAAGCTGCATAGCTTCAGCCGTATCAGTAGATATGTCGTTGATTCGATAGTTTTCATCTATCGATTCGTCGCATTGCATGTTCATCCATTCTGGATCCAACTGTCCTACTTCCTTGCCATTGCTATACTTGGTTCAGTCCTCTTGATATCGCTGAAACCAAGCAATCCTGAGTTCAGCCCTCCTTATATTGACATGTTGTACTTGTCAACCTCTGCTCTAACAGTTTCTGGCCTCAGCACCGTCAAGATGGAGGACCTCTCGAGCTCTCAGATTGTGGTCCTAACACTGCTCATGCTTGTAGGAGGGGAGATCTTTGTTTCACTCTTAGGCCTCATGCTTAGAGTGAACCATCAAGACATGCAAGATCTTCCGAGCGTGAAGATCAGCTCAGTTCCGGTCGAGCTTGAAGTGCTAGACTTGGCCAACAGCATGGCACTATGTGATCAGTCGCAGCTTGAAGACGCTTCTCAtgcaattccaccaaagaaatgtaCAGAGTTGAAGAGGAGTAGGTCTGTCAAGTGCTTAGGATATGTGGTCTTTGGGTACTTCGCCGTGATCCATGTCTTGGGTTTTGTGCTGGTTTTTCTGTATATAACTCATGTGCCAACTGCAAGTGCCCCACTGAACAAGAAAGGGATCAACATCGTGCTCTTCTCACTATCAGTCACCGTCGCCTCCTGTGCGAATGCAGGACTCGTGCCCACAAATGAGAACATGGTCATCTTCTCAAAGAATTCAGGCCTCTTGTTGCTGCTCAGTGGCCAGATGCTCGCAGGCAACACATTATTCCCTCTCTTCCTGAGGCTACTGGTATGGTTCCTGGGGAAGCTCACAAAGGTGAAGGAGCTGAGGCTCATGACCAAGAACCCCGAGGAAGTGCATTTTGCTAATTTGCTTCCTAGGTTGCCGACTGTGTTTCTCTCCTCGACGGTCATCGGCATTGTAGCAGCTGGGGTCACGCTGTTTTGCTCTGTTGACTGGAACTCTTCAGTGTTTAATGGGCTCGGCTCTTATCAGAAGACAGTCAATGCATTCTTCATGGTGGTGAATGCGAGGCACTCTGGGGAGAATTCCATTGACTGCTCGCTCATGTCCCCTGCCATTGTAGTATTATTCATCGGCATGAT GTATTTGCCATCATCAGCAACATTTGCACCACCCAGTGGAGACACTAAAACCACCAATGAGAACACGAAAGGGAAAGGCAAGAGAGGGTCGTTGGTGCAGAATTTGGCATTCTCACCACTCGGGTGTAACATCATCTTTGTGATAGTTGCCTGCATCACTGAAAGGAGAAGGCTCAGAAGCGATCCACTCAACTTCTCCACCTTGAACATGATATTTGAGGTCATCAG TGCATACGGCAACGTTGGGCTATCCACTGGTTACAGTTGTTCTAGGCTGCATCAGCTGCACCCAGAGATCATCTGCCAGGACATGCCATACAGCTTTTCTGGATGGTGGAGTGACGGAGGAAAGTTTCTGCTAGTCTTGGCCATGCTCTATGGAAGGCTTAAGGTGTTCGCGGTGTCCACGGGTAAATCCTGGAAAGTATGA